In Halomonas alkalicola, the following proteins share a genomic window:
- a CDS encoding uracil-xanthine permease family protein, with the protein MTDTSAAAHPAAESLPRTLLTGAQMLFVAFGALVLVPLLTGLDPSVALFTAGVGTLVFHGVTRVTVPVFLASSFAFIAPIQGSVVNFGIPATMGGLMAAGLVYVAISQAVRLKGTAWLHRLLPAVVVGPVIMVIGLALAPVAVSMATGETSDNIGYAPAIFLSMTSLLVTLVLAVFGRGLIRLIPIMGGIVTGYVLALAMGMVDFTPVREAAWLSIPAFTAPSFHWAAILFMIPVAIAPAVEHIGDMVAIGSVTRKNYLEKPGLHRTLLGDGLATTTAALFGGPPNTTYSEVTGAVTLTRAFNPKYMVVAACLAIGLAFVAKLGALLQTIPGPVMGGIMTLLFGSIAVVGMNTLVRAGHSLTAPRNLVVVSLILVFGIGGMQFGGGQFTLQGVSLAALVGIVLNWVLPRAEEDE; encoded by the coding sequence TCTTCGTGGCCTTCGGCGCCCTGGTACTGGTGCCGCTGCTCACTGGGCTTGACCCCAGCGTGGCGCTCTTCACCGCCGGCGTGGGGACCCTGGTGTTCCACGGCGTGACCCGGGTCACCGTGCCGGTCTTCCTGGCCTCGTCGTTCGCCTTCATCGCTCCCATCCAGGGCTCGGTGGTCAACTTCGGCATCCCGGCCACCATGGGCGGCCTGATGGCCGCGGGCCTGGTCTACGTGGCGATCTCCCAGGCCGTGCGCCTCAAGGGCACCGCCTGGCTGCATCGGCTGCTGCCGGCCGTGGTGGTGGGGCCGGTGATCATGGTGATCGGCCTGGCGCTGGCGCCGGTGGCGGTCAGCATGGCCACCGGCGAGACCAGCGACAACATCGGCTATGCCCCGGCGATCTTCCTCTCCATGACCAGCCTGCTGGTGACGCTGGTGCTGGCGGTGTTCGGCCGCGGCCTGATCCGCCTGATCCCGATCATGGGCGGCATCGTCACCGGCTATGTGCTGGCGCTTGCGATGGGCATGGTGGACTTCACGCCGGTGCGCGAGGCGGCCTGGCTATCGATCCCGGCGTTCACCGCGCCGAGCTTCCACTGGGCGGCGATCCTCTTCATGATCCCGGTGGCCATTGCGCCGGCGGTGGAGCATATCGGCGACATGGTGGCCATCGGCTCGGTGACGCGGAAGAACTACCTGGAGAAGCCGGGCCTGCATCGCACCCTGCTGGGTGACGGCCTGGCTACCACCACCGCGGCGCTGTTCGGCGGCCCGCCCAACACCACCTATTCCGAGGTGACCGGCGCGGTGACCCTGACCCGGGCCTTCAACCCGAAATACATGGTGGTGGCGGCCTGTCTCGCCATCGGCCTGGCCTTCGTGGCCAAGCTCGGCGCCCTGCTGCAGACCATCCCGGGCCCGGTGATGGGCGGCATCATGACCCTGCTGTTCGGCTCCATCGCCGTGGTGGGCATGAACACCCTGGTGCGCGCCGGCCACTCGCTGACCGCGCCGCGCAACCTGGTGGTGGTCTCGCTGATCCTGGTCTTCGGCATCGGCGGCATGCAGTTCGGCGGCGGCCAGTTCACCCTGCAGGGGGTCAGCCTGGCCGCCCTGGTGGGCATCGTGCTCAACTGGGTGCTGCCGCGCGCCGAAGAGGACGAGTAG